ATCCTCATAGTGAAAAATAAGGGagaacattaaaatgaaacctGGTTTAATTTCCttccacattgtttttgttgccttcAGCACAGGACCTGGTGTCTCCAGAGCCGCCTGTGTTTTGCACCCCGGGGTTCAAGATCAAGAAGACAAACGGTCACTGCTCCCCACCTGCACAGAGCAACGCTGACCCAGAATCCCCCGGTCGCCCTGGAAACCTGCCTACCACCCCCGAGGTCCCGGTGTTCCAGACCCCGTACATGAACCGACTGGCCACCTCCAGAAAGGTATAAATGTTCAAAGTGTGGGACATTTAAttgagaatacatttatttatttgctcttTCAGACTCGCTGAACACAAAAACTTTCAGCTCagagtttttgcatttttgtgttcACAGAGTGCACGTCAGCCTGAACCCATCAACATGCAAGCTGACGACGACGAAGACCTTCCATCGCCAAGTAACAGAGAAACCGGATCCAAGCGCCGCTGGGAATACGACGTGCCAGATATCTCCATCACGGGCGTGGGGGACGGACAGATGCCGGAGATGCCAAACCTGGAGTCTGCTTTGGGAAATTCTTTGCAAACTGTAAGACCAAAGCATTGTTTCTCACAGATAAGTGAAACTCGACCTACGGCCCGGAGCTATATGccatgatgttcattttaattacatGATTAACCCTTTTAACTCTGGTGAGTCTTCTCTGTTAAAGCCCAAATATTCACTTCCATTTAGTTTGAGGGTTGTTTGGTTAAATGTAATTCACagatacaatatttaatttgagtTATGGtggattatttatttgttttaaactgtatattGGGGAAGTTTTTTAACTCAAATCACATTTCAATCATAATAAAAAGGTCAGGATAATGATGGTAAATCTGTGTATTGTAAGACAGTCCTTTAGTCATCGTCATAATACACTCTATGAACGGAAATATAGCCCTTAAAGTCCAAATTATCTTTTCAAGACACTGAAATACGTCTATTCTTAATTTCTTCCCCCAAAAACTTGTAAATGACAAAGTAATTGTAAAAcccaacaaaagaaaagaaaattgatgAAATCCATAATctatattttcaattttaaagTATTTGCAAAGCCTTATATTTTATCAATCTACTGTATTTTACTGATACTTTGCTCCACACTTTTGTTGACACTGTTTCATGTTTGCCTGTCTCATGTTAAACCTCCagagaagtgcaaaaatgcagAAGAAGACTGTGGATCATAAAAAGCTGTCCAAGGAGTCCACCGTCAACAACCTGGATCTGGACGGACCCACACAGGAGTTCAGCTTGGGGACACCTCGCATCCGGATGGACTACCAGGACCCCAGCACCCCCGAGATGCCCGACCTCAGCTCTGTTACTCAGGACATCTGTAAAGTAAGCCACGTTTATTATTAGCTGCTTCTTTGCTTGGTTTTATCTCATGACTTTATGGTTAAAACAAGAACAACTTGTACCTTTGTTTGACATATTATCCAGAACGTCAAATGTATAATAAGTACAATTCCATGTTCTCatgatttgtcttttgttttgaagcTTCTGTCTCAGGCTCAGTCGAAGAGGACTGCCATGGCGGTTGTGCACCCAAATGTCAGACCAGAAAATGATAAAATCaggtaaataaaacactttccTCTGACCAGGTATTGATCCAGAGTAGAGgacaaataatattaaatgtagtataatttgtgtgtgtatatatatgtatttggtgGATTTTGACGTGattagttttgtatttttataattaattaattccttCCATCTTATTGCCTTATTTATGCCATCCTCGTatcatcatattttcttttttacgtTTAAAATTTTGACATGTCTCTTCTCTTCCCAGAGCTGTGAGGTTGTCTGAGGTGTCGGAGAGCGAGTTCCAGAGTTTACCGAAGTACCTGAAGCAGATGACTCTGCACAACCTCAACCAGGCCGTTCAGAACATCAACAAGTTCACCAAAGAGAGTCAAGGTCGGTGATACAGAACACTTATGGTCAAAGTTAATACTTTGTTATTGTCTAAATATCTGGTTTAAGAGTCTGAAAGTTAGAGGATTTATATTTACCATCTCCAGACTAATCATACATTTATGTGCCATTGGAAACATCAAAAACAGAGTTAAGTTTTGCATAAATGCATCAGTTATCTACTCGTAAGATTTCATGACTTTGTTCTACCTTTTAAGCTTACAGCACAATAAGCttctgtagtttatttttctttaaataatgaagATGATCTTTAggcaaattatattatttagaCTTTATTTGTAAGGAAGCTCTGGTGAGACATTTTGCTGGGTATAGgcatataataatactaataatataataataataatctttagttGTAaggcacatttcatacagactttGTTACTCAAtgtgctgtacatttaaaaataaataaaaacagaaaaccttcctttttacagataaaataaacaaaagttgtAGGAAGAAAGCATGCATTTTGCAACTACATTTTAAGATTCATTTAAATAGTTTCAATAGAAAAATAAGACCTGGAAAACATTTCATATAAATGCAAAGAGCTTCTCCACAGTCCAAGTCGAGCCTTTTATTCCTCCCAACATGAAAGTAGAATATGCAGCATCTCATGCAGTTCATTACTTCAGAAGGATCAGATGGCGGCGCATGACTATTTTATTTGGAGTTAATTTACACCACACGGCCGTATTACATGCTATCTGTGATATCATCCAGTTTCAGTATCAGACACAAACCACATCAACTGGATCAATGCACTCTACCATTACATCCCATCATGGAAACACCTGGTCACGACCTTTAACCTTGAGTTGCTCACTTGCACTCTGTGACCTTTAAAGATATGCATAGTGTGATGTCATGGACAGCTTGTGGTGAAGATATTCCACCTTTTTGAAGTTTGTTTACAATCGAACAAACACAGTTTAACTGCAGGAGAACACACAGGGTAacttttaatgttcattttattttttccccatatTGTTGATGCTATGattcatattatttatgttaactGAGAGTGttttcagacaggaagtggaagagAAACTAGATCAATATTGATATCAGTTTGATATTAAACAGGGCAAGAAACTGAACCCCAACTTGCTCCCAAAGGCGTTGCCATTGGGGTGTAAATGTGCATTGGTTGTGTTGTGTCTGAATGGATAATTATATATATCAAAAGTTATATAAAGTCCATTTAGCTTTGCACAAAATGACCTTcttctacttaaaaaaaaaaatgtattctttcagTTTAGGTAcataaaacaaaccataaagctagatatgaatgaaatgtttacTCTAGCAGTCTACTGGTGATTAATCATATAAACAGaaagtacaaaaacaacaacacaggatCTCTAAGAGCAACTTATTGGATTCGTCAGCTGTTGATGCTGATCTTTTGCCGCTCTGTGTCGCCCTCTGCAGGAGAACAGACGGAGTTTGGGATGCAGGAGCTGAGGAGGATCTGCTCCGCTGGAACTAAGACCCCGGTGTACATCCTGTGTCTGACGGAGCTGAAGAGGCTGGAGCTCATGGGAGGAGCCAGGAACACGTCTGTGTACAAACTGTGCATGCACCGCTAAAGGTCGCCTCGATGCATCACACACATGTAGAGTGATCCGGACTCAGGAGAACCCGGTTCATTCATCTAGTTACAGCTGTCTGCAGAAAAAGAGAACTTATTAATGTTAGAAGATAAATCAGGAGTGGTAATGTTTGTGTATGATTGTAAATAGTTTTGATGCATGAATAGTCAATTGTACTGAATATAAACTCTGTATATGATAAAGTTAATAAACACATATTATGAAAATGAGCTTTCTAAGGCAGTTTATTagaaagatatttaaaaaaaaaaaaaaaaaaaaaaggtaattatgGTTAAAAGATGACATGGCATTAATACCTTAGGCTTTAAAAGGAAAGCTCTCTTTCACATCCTACTCTGTGTGTCCCCTTTAAATCATTGACTTCCACTGACCAGTGGCATGAAAACATCTGTGACAGAAAAGtgtaaacatgcacacaagacTTTGAAGCAAAAGATAGTTCAGTCCTGATTGCtggatttttttctatttagaCTTTTAAACTCCAGCTACAGCTTCTATTTTTTCTTAGATGTTATCTTGTatgacccagaacacgctggagagattagtatatctcgtctggcctgggaacgcctcggggttccccaggaggagctggaaagtgttgctggggagaaggacgtctggaggaccctccttagcttgctgcccccgcgacccggccccggataagcggaaggagatggatggatggatggatggatggatggatggatggataggtgCAGATTATTCAAAGTGACTTAAACAGTCGATTAaatttagtggagtaaaaagtacaatgtttccTCCTGAATTGTTGTATTGCTCGCTCAttttatacagtacagtacaatgTTTACCATTGCAATATCCGTGTATACGATGCACAACACAGTGGTTTAAACTCTAATTAAGGGGTGGccaaacatttttcattgtcttccatatacagaaaaatataacaatagAAAATGTGAAGTCTTCAACCAGCTCACTGCAAGAAAATCATTGTTTCTAGATCAGAAATAACTTCTAAACagttttacatttcatattatattacaaaaggtttttctgtatctgctgctcttaaatttaaattaattaaatacttaAACTCTTATACatgcaaatttaaaatatattgatgttatgtgtaaatatgtagaTAAGTAAAGCaattaaaacaggaaaatattgatttctgttCATGGCATAATGGCctgcttaaaaaacattttttttgtaaatgtaagatGTAAATCTCTAAATCTTAAttgtaacaaacagaaaatgtaaaatattattatttttttggttctttttttatttatcatatttcaaATGTTACAGTGCATTAAATAAgagtaataattaaaatgaccaCTTTAACAtcttatatttaaacataaataaataataggaaTATAactatattcatttatttctagTGTTTAAACTAGGCTGTGTAATGTACATACGGTGTAATttattccaaaaatatattaaatatatttatttttattttataaacgtCACCACGCAgaacatgtaaaatattataatttttgggttctttttttatttatcatattccAGATGTTACAGTGCATTAAATAAGagtaataattaaaaatcactacttttacattttatgtttatacataaaataaataataggaaTAAGATATTTTCactatattaaattatttctaCTGTTTAAACTAGGCTGTGTAATGTACATACAGTGTAATatattccaaaaatatattaaatatattttattttattttataaacgtCACCAcgcagaaaatgtaaaatattataatttttttgttctttttttatttatcatattccAGATGTTACAGTGCATTAAATAAGATTAATGGGAATaaggtaaaatatattttcactaTATTAATGTATTTCTAGTGTTTAAACTAGGAATTGTAATGTACATTCAGTGTAATttattccaaaaatatattaccgtattttccgcactatagggcgcactggattataaggcgcactgtcaatgaatggtcaatttttgatcttttttcatatataaggcgcaccggactatactttttttttattttatttttttaaattcaataactttattgagacatttgttcatacatataaaacacaatatatttatatatataaatgtatatatttaaattttcaagttcttatttttaagatcttaagttgatgccacgaaggctgaaacatcatctattatctttatgtaatgttttattctatttatttaatgtttcatcatctttattaaatgttttaatatctttatttaatgttttaatatctttatttaatgttttattatctttatttaatgttttaatgcgtttgtcacagtcgcggttcagtgacgtcacgtcatgatgttttcacggatgtttatctggacggctcatcctcctgtataccggtgtgccggattaccggtgtttttcacggtaccggtaccggtggaccggctcAACGCTagatagctagaggaggttgagccgtctgggagctagaggagccgtcccggtagaatcccggtgaccgggaaataggttccgcgatcaccgcgcattgcatgccgggtagatttttttttattattattattattatttttttttttttaattcaataactttattgagacatttgttcatacatataaaacacaatatatttatatatatatatatatatatgtatatatttacattttcaagttcttatttttaagatcttaagttgatgccacgaaggctgaaacatcatctattatctttatttaatgttttattctatttatttaatgtttcattctctttatttaatgttttattatcttcatttaatgttttaatatctttatttaatgttttaatatctttatttaatgttttattatctttatttaatgtttcgcgtttgtcacagtcgcggttcagtgacgtcacgtcatcatgttttcacggatgtttatctggacggctcatcctcctgtataccggtgtgccggattaccggtgtttttcacggtaccggtaccggtggaccggccggctcaacctcctatagctagcatagctagaggaggttgagccgtctgggagctagaggagccgtcctggtagaatcccggtgaccgggaaataggttccggcgatcaccgcgcattgcatgccgggtagatttttttttattattattatttttttttattttttttttttttttaattcaataactttattgagacatttgttcatacatataaaacacaatatatttatatatatatatatgtatatatttacattttcaagttcttatttttaagatcttaagttgatgccacgaaggctgaaacatcatctattatctttatttaatgttttattctatttatttaatgtttcatcatctttattaaatgttttaatatctttatttaatgttttaatatctttatttaatgttttattatctttatttaatgttttaatatctttatttaatgttttatgctatttatttaatgtttcatttgttttaatatcatttaatgttttattatctttatttaatgtttcgcgtttgtcacagtcgttgcagtgacgtcacgtcatggtgttttcacggatgtttatctggacggctcatcctcctgtataccggtgtgccggattaccggtgtttttcacggtaccggtaccggtggaccggccggctcaacctcctatagctagcatagctagaggaggttgagccgtctgggagctagaggagccgtcctggtagaatcccggtgaccgggaaataggttccgcgatcaccgcgcattgcatgccgggtagatttttttttattattattatttttttatttttttttttttttttttttaattcaataactttattgagacatttgttcatacatataaaacacaatatatttatatatatatatatatatatgtatatatttacattttcaagttcttatttttaagatcttaagttgatgccacgaaggctgaaacatcatctattatctttatgtaatgttttattctatttatttaatgtttcatcatctttattaaatgttttaatatctttatttaatgttttaatatctttatttaatgttttattctctttgtttaatgttttaatatctttacaGTGTTttagtgacgtcacgtcatgttgttttcacggatgtttatctgatgtttatcggtcatcctcctgtataccggtgtgccggattaccggtgtttttcacggtaccggtaccggtggaccggattaccgccggctcaacctcctatagctagcatagctagaggaggttgagccgtctgggagctagagga
The Anoplopoma fimbria isolate UVic2021 breed Golden Eagle Sablefish chromosome 16, Afim_UVic_2022, whole genome shotgun sequence genome window above contains:
- the ska3 gene encoding spindle and kinetochore-associated protein 3 codes for the protein MDPTARFFNALRKLSTTLETETATLQDAFQTRDNDRDQDQTRDSDTAAKALRAYHDVNHDVMKLKGQIQGQIVQQREQGNEVNSFIRACRVMEQRLSSDIQTLKGHWEKYGYQAPQDTQRPTKAKEEESEAENELADENETKPSTGGGGENQEEDGGINSSSPPPPGPPPFTDALRTPQLSDFGLSEVQMKRALAGLDWCSEVPPMPQLSLPPPSLSTPAPPQMPLTPKRALRMDDDDLQTPEMPDFGISEHTMCLNNDFTMDLFRKNVAKPQRPALDMPVPPVNALKEGLHTKAQDLVSPEPPVFCTPGFKIKKTNGHCSPPAQSNADPESPGRPGNLPTTPEVPVFQTPYMNRLATSRKSARQPEPINMQADDDEDLPSPSNRETGSKRRWEYDVPDISITGVGDGQMPEMPNLESALGNSLQTRSAKMQKKTVDHKKLSKESTVNNLDLDGPTQEFSLGTPRIRMDYQDPSTPEMPDLSSVTQDICKLLSQAQSKRTAMAVVHPNVRPENDKIRAVRLSEVSESEFQSLPKYLKQMTLHNLNQAVQNINKFTKESQGEQTEFGMQELRRICSAGTKTPVYILCLTELKRLELMGGARNTSVYKLCMHR